Part of the Methanothermobacter sp. MT-2 genome is shown below.
TTTTAATCCTCCTTGAAAGTGGTATGATATCAGAATCTGGTGGAAAATACTGATCCTGGTTTATACCAACAATTAGAGTATCTGCCTTGACATCTTCTAGTTGATCTTCTAGATTGAATTTCATAGCAGCATTGTTTCTCCATATAATATCATTTGCATCAACTTCCATACCCTCTTCCCCAGCCTTTATCATAGCATCCCTAAGCTTACTATTATCTAATCTATTATAATATTCTCTTGAATACCCATAAAAATACATGAACATTAAAGCAAGACACCTAAATCTAGGATCATATAAACCCTTTTCATATCCAAGGTCTGTTTTAATAATCTGGTTCATATATTCAAAAATGGCATAATTGAGACCCCTAACCTTAAAGGTTGTAACAAGCAACACAAGAAAATCCATGAAATCTGGATAAGACACAGCCCATTGTAGCGCCTGGAAACCACCCATGGACGCGCCGATAACACCCCTAAGTTTCCGTATCCTGAATCTTTCCCTGATAAAATTATAATGGAAATTAACCATGTCACTAATCGTATATTCTGGGAATCTGACACCAAGGCCGGTTGTCGATGGTGAAGCAGACCCTGGAGATCCTAGAGAAGTTGGGGCTATTATAAAGAATTCATCTAATGGTTTGCCCTCTCCTATTAAAGGTGTTAATCGTTTTACTGATGAGTAGTCTCCACTCCATCCATGAATATGTAGAATCGCATTGGTGATGAAACCATCCGGGTCAAATCTTGGAACCCCTATACACGTATACTCTACCCTAAGATTTTCTAGGGTTTCGCCAGATTCAAATGTGAACTCTGAAAGGGTGAAATATGAAGATTTCATTTTATCTCCTCATCATCCTCATAAACATGTATGGTTTTAACTGGACAATTTTCCATGGCATCTATGCTACATAGGGGGTCTTCCATCTCCAATCTTTGCAGTTCTGAAAGTTCAACCTCCTTTATTGATGAGAGCCCATTCTCGGCAAATTCAAAAAGATCTGGGCAAAGATCAATACAAGTACCACAAGAAATACACATTGTACGATCAAGTTCTAAACGATACATCAAAGCCCTCCTAGATTGAGCCTTAATGATTATTATCCAAATGATAATAAAAAAACATACATACTAGGATGGTGTCATTAATGTTAAGTAGAGAAGAAGCTAAGGAGTTGCAAGACAAGTTAATAATCATATACAAGTTTATTTCTCACCAAAAACATCTAAAAGGCCTATTTGGTTACAGGCCGCCGATGGTGTCAAATCTTGTGGAAAAACTCCTTAAAACCTCAGGATCCGAGAAGATCCTAAAGGAGGCTATAATGGAATTAGAGACTATTATAAAACCAGACACCCAGAAATCAGAGGAACTTTTCTATCATATCATAAACAGGGAAGATGTTGAGTTCATAGCCAAAAGGTATGGGATGAAGGATTCCTGGGACCTTAAAAGGCTTAAAATTGAAAAAATCCTCAGAAAAATCTGATAGAGTCAATGAAACCACCTATAACATCCCTTGCAGATTCCAAAAGCGGACTTTTAACCCTTTTAACCTTAAGGTTCTTCAATCTCCTTATCCTGAAATATAATGGTGGGTGGGGATCCCAGAAAAGCCATGAAAATATCCTATCCAAACCACTTTCAAAACGCAGCCTCCCATACCCTATCTTCTGCAATGCCATCGCAAGCTTATCAGGTTTACCTATGACAATAGCAGATAAAAGATCGGCCCGAGCCTCGAAAAACTTCGCGACAAAAAATATCAACCAAAAGATGAAGATGATATAAACTAGAGGTGCCATGACAACAATTGGCAAAAGCACAGTCAACCTTAACATGAACTCTCCAAAGATTATGCTGAAAAGTATAATAGGATCCCGGCCGATAAGATGGGCTAATTCATGGCCTATAACACTAAGCAACTCCTCATCATCCAAACGGGTTAAAAGACCAGTTGTTAAGAGTATAAGACCCCTATTAGGGCTGGGTCCTGTGGCAGCGGCGTTAGGGAGCATTGTATTGGAAACAACGACCTTTGGTGTGGGTATCCCGAACTTGGAAGCGGCAGATTTAACAAGACCATGAACATTGATGACTTTAGACTTTTCATTTAATGGGGTGCACTTAAACCCATACCTTGCAAGAATCTCCCTGCCAAGCTCGCAACTAGGTGACTGGCCCAATGCAAGCGACTTTTCATAAATCTCCTTTTTTATATCAACTATAAAATCTCCTATAACTTCCCTGAAAAACTTAAAGTCCCTACCTGGTAACTGGTACATTAGTATATGTACAAGTGGGTTGCGGGAGGCTATCTGCCATTCACCCATAACAGCATAGATTTTATCTGCTAACAAGATGATGGCAAATTGCATAAGGAAGATCACAACAACGGCATATAATCCTATTAAAATAAACAATATAATATTAATAGTGAGAAAAATGATGAAAAGAAGCAGCAGATTACTGCCAAAAAGCACCTTGGATATTCTTTTAGATAAAGATGAGGGTTTCTCAGGGATTATATCCTGTCCTTCAACCCATGCAAAATATAAAGTACTTTTCCTTAACTCATCCTCAAATAATTGTATAACAAAAAATATATCATCATACAATCTCTCAACCTTCTCTTCCAAATTAAGAGGATAACTCAAAATTATCTCGATAGTCTCCCCAACCTTCACCTCACCAGAAATAACACCACCAGGATCCTCTAAACTGAAAATCAGCCTATCATACACTATCCTAGCATCCTGAAAATCGGCAGAGAAATACTTAAGGATAAAATCTAAAAGATCCACATAATATGCAGGCGCCACCTCAGTCTTAATAATAAATCTCCTCAACATTCTAATACCCAAAAAAACTTATAATAATAATATTATTTTACACCTATAAAGGGATAGAGAAAATGAACACAAGATTCAAAACTATAGAGAACCCCTCACCCAAGGAAAGCCATGAACTAATAAGCGAAGGCCTACGTAAAAAAGCCATGATCATACTATTCGCATGCTGCAAAGTCCAATACCACGGCCGAGCCAAAAGCAGACTAGGCACGGGGGAAAGACTCATAATAATAAAACCAGACGGCTCATTTCTAATACACCAGGACAGGAAAGTTGACCCAGTCAACTGGCAACCCCCAGGATCTAAAACAAAAATAAAAATAGAAAATGGGAAAATCCTACTCGAAAGTAGAAGAAGAAAACCCCCAGAAAAACTCACAGCAGAAATAAAAAGAATACACAGCCTATCATACCATCTCGCCCGTGACGCCCATGAACTACAAGTGACAGGCCATGAAGAAGATATGCGCCAGCTCATACTAGAATCACCAGATATCATAGAAAAAGGATTCAGACCCACAACAAGTGAATATCCAACATCAAATGGATTCATAGACATCCTAGGCAAAGACAAGAACGGATCATTAATGATACTCGAATTAAAAAGTAGAAGAGCGGGTTTAAATGCGGTGAGACAACTTAAAAGATACCTAAAAGATTTCAAGGACGATAAACATGGTGTGAGAGGAGTTCTAGTCGCCCCATCAATAACACACGACGCAAAAGAACTACTAGAAAAAGAAGGACTAGAATTTAAAAGCCTAAAACCACCACAAGAACTGAAAAAAGACCATAAAATAACACTTGACAAATTCATATCTTCTCAATAGTCTCTGCAAGTTGCCTGAGACTCCTAACCTCCTTTACAATAGCACCAGCATCCATATAATATGAAACACAACTGTCAACAACATCCCACTTCTTCTTATCCTCAGGATTCAAAATCAAAACCTTACGACAACGCTGACAAATCTCCTCAAGAACCATAGCACTCATCGGAACACCACCATCACGTGGCCCGGCCCAGTCACGACAATCACTCAATATTATAATATAAGAACGAGGAGGGAAAACAACACTATCCCTAAAATCCCTAAAGGCATTATACATGTTGGATATCCCATGAAGCATCATATTCTGCTGCCTGGAAACCCGCAGATTCCTGAAAGCAGCCATAAGATCATCCTCTTGCAAGATCTTGGTCGTTTCAACAATCTTATTATCAAAATCGAAAAAACGCGAATTATAAAATGTGTGCTGGGCCGCATAGACTATGCAAAAAAACCAGTTACTTATCCAGTCACAAGATCCGCTAACATCACAAAGGAAAATATGCTGACTCTTTTTAACTGAAGGCCTTTTATTAACAAGTTCAATGAGCGCGCCACCATATTTAAGATTCTTCCGGATACTCCTACGTATGTCGGGCCGACCCCTCCTCGAACCTTTAAACCTTCTAGATCGTCTATTAGCGATTTTAAGGCCAAGTTTCTTGCATAATTCAAATAGTCTAGTATCGAAGAAATCTAGGCTGCTAACATCCCTTTCAAGCAGCGACCTTTCATCATGATCAAGATCGAGAAAATCCTCAATTGGGGGCTGAAAATCCATCTCCTCCTCAACCAAGACCATCTCATTCGGGTTTTCAATTTTTATCCCAGAATCCTTCCTAGTTTTTAACTTTGTCTCTTCTACTTCATCCCTTTCTATTCCATGGAAAACTTCATCAAAGGCTTCTTCAAAGACCTCTAATTGTCTTTTATCCTTCACATAAACAGATGCAAGAGCCTCCTTAAGATAAGATCCCCCCTTGAAAATATCATATACCGAATAGGCTAACTTTGTGCTCCTTATACTAACCGGGATTCCCTTTTTCCTGAGCGCTTGGGAAAGCTCCAATATTTTCATGAAAAATTCACCCTTTAAAATACTCTCCCTTCAAAACAATAACTGAAACACCCTATTATAATGTCTATCCTAAACAATATAAAAGATTGATTCTTCTTATGAGCTGGGAAAAATCCGAAAAATCATGCTAGATGTGTATATATTGCATTTAAGGACAAAATTTTCCAGAATATACAATTTATACCGCGAATCAGTGCTAAACCATGAATTATTCGGCTTTTGGATGACCTTCCCCCAACCTTGCAAAATTGGGTGTTTAACCCATGGCTTCACCACCCCCCCACTCTTTGGGGGACTGTCACGGGCCCCAAACCTTTTATTAAGGAATAAACTACAATCCATGAAAAAAAGGTAGTATCTAAATTTAACTTATCCCCCCAATCCCTTTTCAAGGCCAACAGAAAGGTAAAAAAATAAATATACCTCGGTATAAAAAAATATAAAGGTAGTTTTTGTAGTGTGGAGGATAAAATGATAGAAGTAGAGGGAATGATGAGTAAAGAGAGTCCAATACTAATAGTGTTTGATGGTAAATTTCTTGAATTTTTTTTCAGATCCGGAATGAAATTCAAACACACAAAATATCCTATAAAATGGATTAAAAAGTTAGAAATAACAGAAGATGGGGGGATGCGAACTTTAAGGTATACCATGAATTTTTTAGCTCCGGTTGGGTTTTTCCCATTTGAAAGTGGCGGTGAAAATCTTGATGAACTAGTAGACGCAGTTAATACAGCGACTGATACATTCTAGAACCAAATCGTACATAAGATTTCAATGGGAAGACCAATTCCTCTATTCAACAAAAATCCACCCACCAATCAGACCATTTCTCTAAAAAAAACTTTAGCCGCATAATCACTATATGGAATACCATATGATTAAATATCTGCGCTTTTATAAGATAGTTCCACCATCTGTTACGAGAAAATTAGTGGGGTGCGCTGTTAAAATAGAGTCTATGACGGTTTAACCTATGCAATTTTATCTGATTCGCGGAGGTTTAAATCCATAGCCTTCTTTTTATCATGTTGATTTTTGAACACCACCCCAATGGTGTCTTCGAATGTTTTGCGGTTGATCCTTTCAATTCCAAGGACCATTAATGTTTTAACCCAATCTACCGTGGCTCTTATGGATGGTTTCTTCATCACATCCAACTTTCTTATCTCATGGATAACCTCAACAACCTCTTTTATAAGTTTTGGGGGTGCCGAGGGCACCTGACTTTTAACTATCTCCATCTCCTTCTCTGGACTCGGATAATCTATGTAAAGGTAAAGGCAACGGTCTCTTGTCTCATCAAGGAGATTCCTCTGAGAATTAGAGGTTAAGAATACCATGAGATCATTCTCCAATTCAAAAGTTCCAAGATCATTAACAGTGATCTGTTTCTCGCCAAGCGCCTGGAGAAGAAAACTTTCAACCTCCTCATCAGCCTTATCAATCTCATCTATAAGTATAAGGGACGGCCTATCATTTATAAAAGCTGAAAGTAGAGGTCTCTTAATGAAGAACTCTTCCCTGAAAACATCCTCATCAACACCACTTATCCTAGCTTTCTCAAGGGTTAAAAGCTGCTTCTGATAATTCCATTCACCAACAATCTGTTCAAAGGTTATACCCTCATAACATTGGATCCGGAAAAAATCCAAACCAAATGCACTTGCAACTTTCTTTGCGAGTTCTGTCTTACCAGTCCCAGGAGGCCCCTCCACTAGGACTGGCTTTTTCAAATTAAAGGCTAAAAAGACAACTGTAAGTATATCATCATCAGCTATGTAACCTTCCCTTCTCAAAGACTCTTTTATTTTCTCCATTTCATTATAAGGATTCATGATAAAAACCTATACCTTTTCTCTCAAAAATCACTTTATCTTATTAACCCTTTATATAATTTCATAGATACTAACATTTCAATATAAAAGGTTAGGAAAGCTTTTCTAAGAGCCGCGAAAATACAAAAAAAGTGGGTTCAATACTGAAATCACAACTCCTAGAGTGTTTAAAATGAAAATTGGAATATGTCAAATGAAAGTTGCAAATGACAAAAACAAGAACCTTAAAAAAGCCGCTTGGATGATCAGAGAACTTTCAAGTCAAGGATCAGAGATTATAATACTCCCAGAAATGTTTAACTGTCCCTACGAGGATACCAGATTCATAGAATACGCCGAGACAGCGGAGGGCCCCACAATAACTAGTTTAAGGGATATAGCATCAGAACTTAAAGTCCATATCATAGCAGGGTCAATACCAGAAAAAACAGAAAAAGGAATATACAACACATCCTTCACAATAAACCCAAAGGGAAAAATAATAGGAAGACACCGCAAAATCCATCTATTCGATATTAACATCCCAGGCAAGATAACATTCAAAGAATCAGACACCTTGCTCCCAGGTGAAAAGCCCACAATAGTCAAGATAAACAAGATAAAAATAGGAGTAGGCATATGCTATGATATAAGATTCCCAGAACTTTCAAGGATAATGACACTCCAAGGAGCCCAAATACTCGCATTCCCAGGAGCCTTCAACATGGTAACAGGCCCAGCCCATTGGAAAACACTAATAAGAGCAAGGGCGATAGACAACCAAGTGTTTGTGGTGGCAGTGTCACCAGCACGCAACATGCAAACAGAATATATAGCATATGGCCATTCAATGATAGCAGATCCCTGGGGGTCTATAATATATGAGGCTGGCTCTGATGAAACCATAAAAACTGTGGAAATAGACCTCTCACAGATAAAAAAGATAAGAGAAAGATTACCAGTGCTAGAAAACAGACGCCCCAAACTCTACAAAAAATATCTCTAGGAGCCGCAGATTATTGAAAAAAGATTCTATGATTGTATTCTTCTTAATGCTTGATTGGCGGCCTTTTTGAATTCTTTATCGCCTTTTCTTCTTGCTTTTTTTATTGGTTCAACCGCCCTCTCATCTTTCAAGTCGCCGAGTGATCTTACAGCCGCAAGCCTCACACCCCAATCCTCGTCTTCAAGGGCCCTGATAAGGGGTTCAACAGCCCTATTATCTCCCAGTTCACCCAAGGCCCGTGCAGCGAATTTCCTAACACCCCAATCCTCGTCTTCAAGGGCCTTGATAAAATGGTCAGTGACTGTGGGGTCTCCAATCTTTCTAAGCGCGAAAGTCGCATATCTCCTTATAGGCCCCTTCTCCTCCTCTAATATCCTAATAAGCCTTTTAAGGGATATTTCGCCAAATTCGGCCAATTTTTCAGCTGCAGCAAACCTTACACTATGACTTTCATCTTCAAGGAGATCTACAAGAGCATCCACGGATTTGACTGTCCTTGGAAGTTTATTAATCATGATAATCTTTTCTCTATGTTTTTCATTAACCATAAGGTTTCACCACCTTCAAAAAAAAATATTGGGGAAGTGCATTTCACTACAAATAGAGGATCAACATTATTTATAAGTTTGCATAAAAACTACTATTGGTCGAGCAAACCCCCCTATAATCCAACTTATAATGACCCCCCCAATCCTAATTTCCCCGTATCATAGAACAAAATTTAAAGACAAGATTATACACATATAAAATAATAGGATCCAAAAAAAAACCTGGGAGTCACTTTGTGTGGGGGTAAAATTTTCCCTATGCACAAAAAAAATGTTCTCAGATCTTTCCTATTTCTGATTTATTATGAGGGAGGGTTGATAAGATCAGCGCCTTCAAGATATCAAACATGGAAGTCTGCGACTTGGCACTTTTAATGGAAGACATGATGATAATCGCGGACTTACACCTAGGATATGAACAATACCTCAACCAGAAGGGTTTCATGCTCCCAAGTTTCCAATTTAAAAAGATAATAGACAGGATCGATAACATCAAGGAACTTTCAGGAGCGGATAATATTATAATAAACGGCGACCTGAAACATGAGTTTGGCAGAGTCAGCCGCCAAGAAGACAGAGAACTTAAAAGGCTCATAGATTATCTCAAGGAAAACTTCAAGAAAATCACCCTCATAAAAGGAAACCACGACCCCATCATACCATACATATCACACTTGAAAAACTTCAAAATCCTCGAAACCATGAAAATCCAAGATTCACTAATAACCCACGGCCACTTCATACCAGAAAAAATAGAAACCAAAAGGATAATAATCGGCCATGAACATCCATGCATAGGCCTTAGAAGCGGAGAGAGGATCGAGAAGATCAAATGCTACCTTGAAGGGCCATTCGAGGATAAAAAATTGATTGTGATGCCATCATTCAATTTTGTGAGCGAAGGCTCTGACATACTACATGAAGCCGTTATTTCACCCTTCCTAAAAAAGGTTAAATTGTCACAATTTAGGGTATATGCAGTGGAAAATTTCAAAATATTCGAATTCGGACGGTTAGGTGACATTAGCAAAATAATGGAACTCCCCAAGGAAAAGGGATGGTAATGATAAAGAAACAGGAAAAAAAATACAAATCAAAGGAAATATATAGGATACTCCATCCCTGGGTAAGGGAATGGTTTAAAAAGAAGTTCAAAGATTTCACAGAAGCCCAAAAATATGCTATAAAAGAAATACACCAGGGAAAAAACGTGCTGGTATCATCCCCAACCGGCTCTGGCAAAACACTAACAGCCTTCCTATCAATAATAAGCGAACTTACCAGACTAGCAGAAAATGGAAAATTGGAAGATAAAATCTACTGCATCTATGTATCACCCTTAAAGGCCCTTGATAATGACATAGAAAAAAACTTGGACGAACCCCTAAAAGAAATACAAAAAATAGCCGAGGAACATGGTAAAAAACTTGAAATAAGAAAAGCCGTCCGTACAGGTGACACAACACAAAGCGAACGTTCAAGGATGCTTAGAAAACCACCTCATATACTGATCACAACACCAGAAACCCTCTCAATCATACTAGTAGCTCCAAGATTCCGGGAAAAACTCTCCCATGTAAAATATGTTATAGTAGATGAAATACATGCACTAGCAGACAACAAAAGGGGAGCGCACCTCTCATTAAGCCTAGAAAGACTACAACACCTCATAGGATACTTCACAAGGATAGGACTATCAGCCACAGTACACCCACTCGAAAGAATAGCCCGCTTCCTTGTAGGCTACCAGAATAGCAAACCCCGCGAATGTCTAATAGTTGACGTAGACTATAGGAAAAAACTAGACCTAAAACTCATATGCCCAGTAGATGACATAGTAGCCGCAGACCCAGAAGAAGTTAACAACGCCATCTATGACATACTCGACGAACTCATAAGCAAACACAAAACCACCCTAATATTCACTAACACCCGCAGCGGAACCGAAAGCGTAGTCTACAACCTCAAAAGCCGCTTCCCAGGAAAATACTCCGATGATAATATAATGGCCCACCACTCATCCCTCTCAAGAGAACTA
Proteins encoded:
- a CDS encoding homoserine O-acetyltransferase; protein product: MGGFQALQWAVSYPDFMDFLVLLVTTFKVRGLNYAIFEYMNQIIKTDLGYEKGLYDPRFRCLALMFMYFYGYSREYYNRLDNSKLRDAMIKAGEEGMEVDANDIIWRNNAAMKFNLEDQLEDVKADTLIVGINQDQYFPPDSDIIPLSRRIKNSKIIIYDSICGHLGVNELEKIEDEFKEFLEPYMLRGGL
- a CDS encoding ferredoxin — its product is MYRLELDRTMCISCGTCIDLCPDLFEFAENGLSSIKEVELSELQRLEMEDPLCSIDAMENCPVKTIHVYEDDEEIK
- a CDS encoding heat shock protein X related protein, with amino-acid sequence MQFAIILLADKIYAVMGEWQIASRNPLVHILMYQLPGRDFKFFREVIGDFIVDIKKEIYEKSLALGQSPSCELGREILARYGFKCTPLNEKSKVINVHGLVKSAASKFGIPTPKVVVSNTMLPNAAATGPSPNRGLILLTTGLLTRLDDEELLSVIGHELAHLIGRDPIILFSIIFGEFMLRLTVLLPIVVMAPLVYIIFIFWLIFFVAKFFEARADLLSAIVIGKPDKLAMALQKIGYGRLRFESGLDRIFSWLFWDPHPPLYFRIRRLKNLKVKRVKSPLLESARDVIGGFIDSIRFF
- a CDS encoding endonuclease NucS; amino-acid sequence: MNTRFKTIENPSPKESHELISEGLRKKAMIILFACCKVQYHGRAKSRLGTGERLIIIKPDGSFLIHQDRKVDPVNWQPPGSKTKIKIENGKILLESRRRKPPEKLTAEIKRIHSLSYHLARDAHELQVTGHEEDMRQLILESPDIIEKGFRPTTSEYPTSNGFIDILGKDKNGSLMILELKSRRAGLNAVRQLKRYLKDFKDDKHGVRGVLVAPSITHDAKELLEKEGLEFKSLKPPQELKKDHKITLDKFISSQ
- a CDS encoding ATPase, which produces MNPYNEMEKIKESLRREGYIADDDILTVVFLAFNLKKPVLVEGPPGTGKTELAKKVASAFGLDFFRIQCYEGITFEQIVGEWNYQKQLLTLEKARISGVDEDVFREEFFIKRPLLSAFINDRPSLILIDEIDKADEEVESFLLQALGEKQITVNDLGTFELENDLMVFLTSNSQRNLLDETRDRCLYLYIDYPSPEKEMEIVKSQVPSAPPKLIKEVVEVIHEIRKLDVMKKPSIRATVDWVKTLMVLGIERINRKTFEDTIGVVFKNQHDKKKAMDLNLRESDKIA
- a CDS encoding N-carbamoyl-D-amino acid amidohydrolase: MKIGICQMKVANDKNKNLKKAAWMIRELSSQGSEIIILPEMFNCPYEDTRFIEYAETAEGPTITSLRDIASELKVHIIAGSIPEKTEKGIYNTSFTINPKGKIIGRHRKIHLFDINIPGKITFKESDTLLPGEKPTIVKINKIKIGVGICYDIRFPELSRIMTLQGAQILAFPGAFNMVTGPAHWKTLIRARAIDNQVFVVAVSPARNMQTEYIAYGHSMIADPWGSIIYEAGSDETIKTVEIDLSQIKKIRERLPVLENRRPKLYKKYL
- a CDS encoding PBS lyase HEAT domain protein repeat-containing protein, giving the protein MVNEKHREKIIMINKLPRTVKSVDALVDLLEDESHSVRFAAAEKLAEFGEISLKRLIRILEEEKGPIRRYATFALRKIGDPTVTDHFIKALEDEDWGVRKFAARALGELGDNRAVEPLIRALEDEDWGVRLAAVRSLGDLKDERAVEPIKKARRKGDKEFKKAANQALRRIQS
- a CDS encoding predicted phosphoesterase, with the protein product MALLMEDMMIIADLHLGYEQYLNQKGFMLPSFQFKKIIDRIDNIKELSGADNIIINGDLKHEFGRVSRQEDRELKRLIDYLKENFKKITLIKGNHDPIIPYISHLKNFKILETMKIQDSLITHGHFIPEKIETKRIIIGHEHPCIGLRSGERIEKIKCYLEGPFEDKKLIVMPSFNFVSEGSDILHEAVISPFLKKVKLSQFRVYAVENFKIFEFGRLGDISKIMELPKEKGW